A region from the Geobacter benzoatilyticus genome encodes:
- a CDS encoding diacylglycerol/lipid kinase family protein, protein MPLPCTLIINPTSGSYSGPLVKRITELLAAGGFEPTVLLTGGPDDAAAFAARACSQEENPYIIAVGGDGTLNGALNGLAPGKATLAFIPLGTANVCALELGIGSVDEAVRRIIRRETRPLSVGVLEGFGVERRFLLMAGIGFDGFVVEGVLGAEKKRFGKGAYVLSALRTLAAWDGRPMEVTAGGERRSCHSVIVCNAARYGGKFVLAPGADMFGPGFRVVCIEGTRRRDYLGIALKVLAGKGPGGGDVTVFDADELTIGGNKAVQVDGDFICHGPVTIRAVADLARMVV, encoded by the coding sequence GTGCCCCTTCCCTGTACCCTCATCATCAATCCCACCTCGGGAAGCTATTCCGGCCCCCTGGTCAAGCGGATTACAGAACTCCTTGCCGCCGGGGGATTCGAACCCACCGTGCTCCTGACCGGCGGGCCCGACGATGCGGCCGCATTTGCCGCCCGCGCCTGTTCACAGGAGGAGAACCCCTACATTATTGCCGTTGGCGGGGATGGCACGCTGAACGGCGCGCTCAACGGGCTTGCGCCGGGGAAGGCCACCCTGGCCTTTATCCCCCTGGGCACCGCAAACGTCTGCGCCCTGGAGCTCGGCATCGGCTCTGTCGATGAGGCGGTGCGCCGGATTATCCGGCGTGAGACCCGCCCACTTTCCGTGGGGGTCCTCGAGGGGTTCGGGGTGGAGCGGCGCTTTCTGCTCATGGCCGGCATCGGGTTCGACGGTTTCGTGGTGGAGGGGGTGCTCGGCGCGGAAAAGAAGCGGTTCGGGAAGGGGGCCTACGTTCTGTCGGCCCTTCGAACCCTCGCTGCCTGGGATGGGCGTCCCATGGAGGTAACTGCCGGAGGGGAGCGCCGGTCATGCCACAGCGTCATTGTCTGCAATGCCGCGCGCTATGGCGGGAAGTTCGTCCTGGCGCCGGGGGCGGACATGTTCGGTCCCGGTTTCCGCGTGGTCTGCATCGAGGGGACGAGACGGCGCGATTATCTCGGCATTGCCCTGAAAGTGTTGGCGGGGAAGGGGCCCGGCGGGGGGGACGTCACGGTTTTCGACGCTGACGAGCTGACCATCGGCGGCAATAAGGCGGTGCAGGTGGATGGCGACTTCATCTGCCACGGCCCGGTAACTATCCGCGCCGTGGCGGATCTTGCCCGGATGGTGGTGTGA
- a CDS encoding TIGR04283 family arsenosugar biosynthesis glycosyltransferase: protein MQSRPVHPEISIVVPTLNEADGLERLFSTLEAQREVTLELVIADGGSTDETVQRARTLAASTPFAAKVIETGRGRGRQMNAGAAAAASDTLLFLHADSFFPDPLALRSALDSLVREIAAGKSGRVAGHFRLRFHRSTTGPSLPYYFYEWKARLHRPGCIHGDQGLLLTRDFFAEAGPFHESCPILEDVRLAGRIAELGEWFLLPAEIVTSARRFEVEGLRERQTLNAIIMNFAALGDDALLAELPRLYATQDRTGRLALGAALARINGMIRGLTRGERRRLWRETGRYVRANAWQIPFFLDVRRNFKRGAPVGQGSMPLLRLHDRIFDRLTDNRLGRGISMMLTRLWFRLSPAREPLTPPSGQDPPRRG, encoded by the coding sequence ATGCAGAGCAGACCGGTCCACCCTGAAATTTCCATCGTCGTCCCGACCCTGAACGAAGCCGACGGCCTGGAACGCCTCTTCTCGACCCTGGAAGCCCAGCGGGAGGTGACGCTGGAGCTGGTCATCGCCGATGGGGGCTCCACGGACGAAACGGTTCAGCGCGCCCGCACCCTGGCGGCATCCACCCCCTTCGCGGCAAAGGTGATTGAAACCGGACGGGGGCGGGGGCGGCAGATGAATGCCGGTGCCGCCGCGGCCGCAAGTGATACCCTCCTTTTTCTCCACGCCGACAGTTTCTTTCCCGACCCACTGGCCCTGCGAAGCGCCCTGGACTCCCTTGTCCGGGAGATTGCCGCAGGGAAAAGCGGGCGAGTCGCCGGGCACTTCCGGCTCCGTTTCCACCGCAGCACAACGGGTCCATCCCTCCCCTACTATTTCTACGAATGGAAGGCCCGGCTCCACCGGCCCGGATGCATCCATGGCGACCAGGGGTTGCTCCTGACCCGTGATTTTTTTGCCGAAGCAGGCCCCTTCCACGAGTCATGCCCGATATTAGAGGACGTGCGGCTGGCCGGGCGAATCGCAGAACTGGGGGAGTGGTTCCTCCTGCCGGCGGAAATCGTCACCTCGGCCCGCCGCTTCGAGGTGGAGGGGTTGCGGGAGCGCCAGACCCTGAACGCCATCATCATGAACTTTGCAGCCCTGGGGGACGATGCACTCCTGGCGGAACTACCCCGGCTCTACGCCACCCAGGACCGAACCGGCCGCCTTGCCCTGGGAGCGGCCCTCGCCCGCATCAACGGCATGATCCGGGGGTTGACGCGCGGGGAGCGGCGGCGTCTCTGGCGCGAAACCGGGCGCTACGTTCGGGCGAACGCCTGGCAGATCCCCTTCTTCCTCGACGTGCGCCGGAATTTTAAGCGGGGGGCGCCAGTCGGCCAGGGTTCGATGCCGCTCCTCCGCCTCCATGACCGCATCTTCGACCGGCTGACCGACAACCGGCTTGGCCGCGGCATCAGCATGATGCTGACTCGGCTCTGGTTCCGGCTGTCGCCGGCCCGTGAGCCCCTCACACCACCATCCGGGCAAGATCCGCCACGGCGCGGATAG
- a CDS encoding chemotaxis protein yields MADNKILLESDTNELEIVEFTLNETDGSGKLVPSYFGVNVAKVREIIRKPQMWKVPNSHPAIAGMMKLRDKVITVVNLATTLGKGIDCLEPDRVIVLEFNRMVVGVLVNGVSRIYRISWEQVEPPVRAIESAYVTGVVKMEDRIILVLDFEKIVGEICCSDILHQIGHDQLMDEVILDRSRYRILVADDSSFIRHSICTSLRAAGYNVEEAENGEEAWNIISAKLSSCRNAGTPLSNELDLLITDVEMPKMDGLHLTSLVKKDDVLKDLPVLIFSSLATDDNKVKWKDLGALDIITKPDLPNLVKIADGIMH; encoded by the coding sequence ATGGCTGACAACAAGATTCTCCTGGAGAGCGACACCAACGAGCTTGAAATTGTCGAATTCACCCTCAATGAAACCGATGGATCGGGAAAGCTGGTGCCATCCTACTTCGGCGTCAACGTGGCAAAGGTGCGTGAAATAATCCGCAAGCCCCAGATGTGGAAGGTGCCCAATTCGCACCCGGCCATTGCCGGCATGATGAAACTCAGGGACAAGGTAATCACGGTCGTGAACCTGGCCACGACCCTCGGCAAGGGCATTGACTGCCTCGAACCGGACCGGGTCATCGTTCTGGAATTCAACCGGATGGTGGTCGGCGTGCTGGTGAACGGGGTTTCCCGCATCTACCGCATCTCTTGGGAGCAGGTGGAGCCGCCGGTGCGGGCCATCGAGTCGGCCTACGTAACCGGGGTGGTGAAAATGGAGGACCGGATCATCCTGGTCCTGGACTTCGAGAAAATTGTCGGGGAAATCTGCTGTTCGGACATCCTCCACCAAATCGGGCACGACCAGCTCATGGATGAGGTGATCCTGGACCGGAGCCGCTACCGCATCCTCGTGGCGGACGACTCGTCCTTCATCCGCCACAGCATCTGCACGTCGCTGCGGGCCGCCGGCTATAACGTGGAAGAGGCGGAGAACGGCGAAGAAGCCTGGAACATCATCAGCGCCAAGCTGTCCAGCTGCCGGAACGCCGGAACCCCTCTCAGCAACGAGCTCGACCTGCTCATCACCGATGTGGAGATGCCGAAAATGGATGGCCTGCACCTCACATCCCTCGTCAAAAAGGACGATGTCCTCAAGGATCTGCCGGTGCTGATTTTCTCGTCGCTGGCAACCGATGACAACAAGGTGAAATGGAAGGACCTCGGGGCGCTGGATATCATCACCAAGCCCGACCTCCCGAACCTGGTGAAGATTGCCGACGGCATCATGCATTGA
- a CDS encoding AAA family ATPase, with protein MCDGHHGHDHHHHHDGDATAGKGIKIAITGKGGVGKTTLAGMLARAFAADGRRVLAIDADPDANLASALGVPAEEGARLTPISKMKELAKERTGAGDGQGSLFRLNPTVSDLPERYGIEHKGVRLLQMGTVEQGGSGCVCPEHTIVKRLMKHLLLERDDVVIMDMEAGIEHLGRGTAESVDALVIVVEPGQRSMQTARQINALAGDIGIKNIFLVGSKIRDDADCRFISAAMPPVSLLGFISLSEEIRAADRDGESPFDGGGKARSEALKIKDILTSQLGRSGPAHEVGSNR; from the coding sequence ATGTGTGACGGACATCACGGGCACGACCACCATCACCATCATGACGGTGACGCCACGGCAGGCAAAGGAATCAAAATCGCCATCACCGGCAAAGGGGGTGTCGGCAAGACAACCCTAGCGGGGATGCTGGCCCGCGCCTTCGCTGCGGACGGCCGCCGGGTGCTGGCCATAGACGCCGATCCGGACGCCAACCTGGCATCTGCCCTGGGGGTCCCCGCGGAAGAGGGTGCCCGCCTCACCCCCATCTCGAAAATGAAGGAACTGGCCAAGGAACGGACGGGAGCGGGGGACGGCCAGGGGTCGCTCTTCAGGCTGAACCCAACTGTGAGCGACCTTCCCGAGAGGTACGGGATTGAGCACAAAGGGGTGCGCTTGCTGCAGATGGGAACCGTGGAGCAGGGGGGGAGCGGCTGCGTCTGCCCCGAGCACACCATAGTGAAGCGGCTTATGAAGCATCTTCTGCTGGAACGCGATGACGTGGTCATCATGGACATGGAAGCAGGCATCGAGCATTTGGGGAGGGGTACAGCGGAATCGGTGGATGCGCTCGTCATCGTCGTGGAGCCGGGACAGCGCAGCATGCAGACCGCCCGGCAAATCAACGCACTGGCGGGGGATATCGGCATCAAGAACATCTTCCTCGTGGGGAGCAAGATCCGCGATGACGCCGACTGCCGTTTCATCTCCGCCGCCATGCCCCCCGTGTCTCTCTTGGGCTTCATCTCCCTGAGCGAGGAGATCCGGGCGGCGGACCGGGACGGGGAGTCACCCTTCGACGGCGGAGGGAAGGCCCGTTCCGAAGCCCTCAAAATCAAAGATATCCTGACCTCCCAACTCGGACGGAGCGGACCGGCGCACGAAGTCGGTTCAAATCGCTAA
- the cooS gene encoding anaerobic carbon-monoxide dehydrogenase catalytic subunit: MTMNYSIDPSAATLLPLAKKEGIATVWDRHKAMQPQCGFGQLGVCCRICWKGPCRIDPFGDGPQRGICGADADTIVARNVIRMIASGTAAHSEHGRHVALAMLGVAEGKLPDYTIRDEEKLRAVAAKLGLDTTGKDLHDIAGEVALVTLGDFQNQDHDKPCRWIASTLTEKRLERLAGLHALPHNIDAMVTQILARTHVGCDADATNLIVGGIKGALADFDGMCLATELSDILFGTPQPTVTAANLGVLKEDAVNIAVHGHNPLLSEVVCDVAVLMEEEARRAGAGGGINIVGVCCTGNEVMVRHGIPLAANYLSQELALITGAVDAMVVDVQCIMPSVSEIGACFHTEIITTMDDNKIPGATHVPFREPTAAENARQIVTLAIDAFRRRNPQRVVIPDAKQTAVVGFGAEAIVGALGALNADDPLKPLIDSIANGNIRGIALFAGCNNTQTTQDSSFVTMAKKLARNNVLLLATGCGAGAFAKHGLMTQEATLEYAGDSLKAVLTAVGTEAGLGGPLPLVLHMGSCVDNSRAVAVAVAVANRLGVDLDQLPLVASAPEAMSEKAVAIGTWSVALGIPTHVGTMPQITGSPAVTKLLTETAKELLGGYFMVELDPDKAADRLLAVIDERRRGLGI; encoded by the coding sequence ATGACCATGAACTACTCCATCGATCCGTCCGCGGCAACGCTGCTTCCCCTGGCAAAGAAGGAGGGGATCGCCACCGTCTGGGACCGCCACAAAGCCATGCAGCCCCAGTGCGGCTTCGGCCAGCTGGGAGTCTGCTGCCGCATCTGCTGGAAAGGCCCCTGCCGCATCGACCCCTTCGGCGACGGCCCCCAGCGGGGGATCTGCGGCGCCGACGCCGACACCATCGTGGCCCGCAACGTGATCCGCATGATCGCCAGCGGGACGGCAGCCCATTCGGAACATGGCCGCCACGTGGCCCTGGCCATGCTGGGAGTGGCCGAGGGGAAGCTCCCCGACTACACCATCCGGGACGAGGAGAAGTTGCGGGCCGTGGCCGCGAAGCTGGGCCTCGACACCACCGGGAAAGATCTGCATGACATCGCCGGGGAAGTCGCCCTGGTAACGCTGGGAGATTTCCAGAACCAGGACCATGACAAGCCATGCAGATGGATCGCTTCGACTCTCACGGAGAAGCGTCTGGAGCGGCTGGCAGGGCTCCACGCCCTCCCCCACAACATCGATGCGATGGTGACCCAGATCCTGGCCCGCACCCACGTGGGATGCGACGCCGACGCGACCAACCTGATCGTGGGGGGAATTAAGGGGGCCCTGGCCGATTTCGACGGCATGTGCCTGGCCACCGAACTCTCCGACATCCTCTTCGGAACCCCGCAGCCGACAGTTACCGCCGCCAACCTGGGGGTGCTCAAGGAAGACGCCGTCAACATCGCGGTGCATGGCCACAACCCGCTGCTGAGCGAAGTGGTCTGCGACGTGGCCGTGCTCATGGAGGAGGAGGCACGCCGGGCCGGGGCCGGTGGCGGGATCAACATCGTGGGGGTCTGCTGCACCGGCAACGAGGTGATGGTCCGCCACGGCATCCCTCTGGCCGCCAATTACCTTTCCCAGGAACTGGCCCTGATTACCGGGGCAGTGGACGCCATGGTGGTGGACGTGCAGTGCATCATGCCGTCGGTCAGCGAGATCGGAGCCTGCTTCCATACCGAGATCATCACCACCATGGACGACAACAAGATCCCCGGCGCCACCCACGTGCCGTTCCGGGAGCCGACCGCCGCCGAAAACGCCCGGCAGATCGTCACCCTGGCCATCGACGCCTTCCGGCGACGCAACCCGCAGCGGGTGGTCATCCCCGATGCCAAGCAGACCGCAGTGGTCGGCTTCGGCGCCGAGGCCATCGTGGGGGCACTGGGCGCTCTCAATGCCGATGACCCCCTGAAGCCGCTCATCGACAGCATCGCCAACGGCAATATCCGGGGGATCGCCCTCTTCGCCGGTTGCAACAACACCCAGACCACCCAGGACAGCAGCTTTGTCACCATGGCCAAAAAGCTCGCCCGCAACAACGTGCTGCTGCTGGCCACAGGCTGCGGCGCCGGCGCCTTCGCCAAGCACGGGCTCATGACCCAGGAGGCCACCTTGGAGTACGCCGGGGATTCCCTCAAGGCGGTGCTGACGGCGGTAGGAACGGAGGCCGGCCTCGGGGGCCCGCTGCCGCTGGTGCTGCACATGGGCTCCTGCGTCGACAACAGCCGGGCGGTAGCAGTGGCCGTGGCCGTGGCCAATCGGCTGGGGGTCGATCTCGATCAGCTCCCCCTGGTGGCCTCGGCGCCGGAAGCCATGTCCGAGAAAGCGGTGGCTATCGGCACCTGGAGCGTAGCCCTCGGCATCCCTACCCATGTGGGGACCATGCCCCAGATAACCGGCTCGCCGGCGGTGACGAAGCTGCTGACCGAAACGGCCAAGGAGCTCCTCGGCGGCTACTTCATGGTGGAGCTCGACCCGGACAAGGCCGCGGACCGTCTGCTGGCGGTTATCGACGAGCGGCGGCGGGGACTGGGAATCTGA
- a CDS encoding 4Fe-4S dicluster domain-containing protein: protein MKKLLRENAIIFSDPEKCLGCHSCELSCAVAHGGGDLHAAAVQGQTLRPRNRVVAAGGVTMPVQCRQCEDAPCAFACPTGSILQEEGRVAIREKNCVGCKVCVMVCPFGAISVKAEADPPTDGRTNRGVARKCDLCAHTGREVPACIEACPTKALSLVDLEEFRQSLLEARVAELAQSHRYLIQRKVKP from the coding sequence ATGAAAAAATTGCTGCGCGAGAATGCAATCATCTTTTCCGATCCGGAGAAGTGTCTCGGATGCCATAGTTGCGAACTATCCTGCGCCGTAGCCCACGGCGGGGGCGACCTCCACGCTGCGGCGGTGCAGGGGCAGACGCTCCGCCCCCGCAACCGGGTGGTGGCGGCCGGCGGGGTGACCATGCCGGTCCAGTGCCGGCAGTGCGAGGACGCCCCCTGCGCCTTCGCCTGCCCCACCGGGTCGATCCTCCAGGAGGAAGGAAGGGTCGCCATCCGGGAGAAGAACTGCGTCGGCTGCAAGGTCTGCGTGATGGTCTGCCCCTTCGGCGCCATAAGCGTCAAGGCTGAGGCTGACCCCCCAACCGACGGGCGTACCAACCGTGGGGTGGCGCGCAAATGCGACCTCTGTGCCCACACCGGCAGGGAAGTGCCGGCCTGTATCGAGGCGTGCCCCACCAAAGCCCTCAGTCTCGTCGACCTGGAGGAGTTTCGCCAGAGCCTGCTGGAAGCGCGGGTGGCGGAACTGGCCCAATCCCACAGATATCTCATTCAGAGGAAGGTGAAACCATGA
- a CDS encoding nickel-dependent hydrogenase large subunit produces MSTVITLGPRQLALEEPMYFRVEVEGETVTGLDVMAGQVHRGMEHLVMKRNLYQNITLLERLCSLCSNSHPSTFCTAVEEIAGISIPPRAEYLRAIADEIKRISSHLFNCAVIAHIIGQGSLFRRVMEIREIMQETKESIYGNRMDLAANCIGGVRYDLGPEQAGWLGRQMDRMKGPLEELYRIFAEDSAITARTGGVGILPKRDAADYAVVGPVARASGIDYDVRTKSPYGAYDRLDFRVATEEEGDVRSRALVRLKEAREAVSLIEQCVAQMPEGPAFVDTLPEIPAGEAVAKSEAPRGELLYYLRTDGTDMPARLKWRVPSYMNWDALKVMLKGEKVSAIPLIVNSIDPCISCTDR; encoded by the coding sequence ATGAGCACGGTAATAACCCTCGGCCCCCGGCAGCTCGCCCTGGAGGAGCCGATGTACTTCCGGGTGGAGGTGGAAGGGGAGACCGTGACGGGGCTAGATGTCATGGCCGGGCAGGTCCATCGGGGGATGGAGCACCTGGTGATGAAGCGCAACCTCTACCAGAACATCACCCTCCTGGAGCGCCTCTGCTCCCTCTGCTCCAACAGCCACCCGAGCACCTTCTGCACGGCAGTGGAGGAGATCGCCGGCATCAGCATCCCCCCAAGGGCCGAGTACCTGCGGGCCATTGCCGACGAGATCAAGCGCATCTCCTCCCACCTGTTCAACTGCGCGGTCATCGCCCACATCATCGGCCAGGGGAGCCTCTTCCGGCGGGTGATGGAGATCCGCGAAATCATGCAGGAGACCAAGGAGTCGATCTACGGCAACCGGATGGATCTGGCCGCCAACTGCATCGGCGGGGTGCGCTACGATCTGGGGCCGGAGCAGGCCGGCTGGCTCGGGCGGCAGATGGATCGCATGAAGGGGCCCCTGGAGGAGCTCTACCGGATCTTCGCAGAAGACTCCGCCATCACGGCGAGGACCGGGGGCGTGGGAATCCTGCCGAAGCGGGATGCGGCAGACTACGCAGTGGTGGGGCCAGTGGCGCGGGCCTCGGGCATCGACTACGACGTGAGGACGAAAAGCCCCTACGGCGCCTATGACCGGCTCGACTTCCGGGTGGCGACGGAGGAGGAGGGCGACGTGCGGAGCCGGGCCCTGGTGCGGCTGAAGGAGGCCCGGGAAGCGGTTTCCCTCATCGAGCAGTGCGTGGCCCAGATGCCGGAGGGGCCAGCCTTCGTCGATACCCTGCCGGAAATCCCCGCAGGGGAGGCAGTCGCCAAGTCGGAGGCTCCCCGGGGAGAGCTGCTCTACTACCTCCGCACCGACGGGACGGACATGCCGGCCCGCCTCAAGTGGCGGGTGCCGAGCTACATGAACTGGGACGCCCTGAAGGTGATGCTTAAGGGGGAAAAGGTTTCTGCCATCCCTCTCATCGTGAACAGTATCGACCCGTGCATATCCTGCACGGACCGCTAA
- a CDS encoding NADH-quinone oxidoreductase subunit C, translating to MTDLKDKVPAALARRIGEEVAVEWRTDAKGVLTGWCRLREGAFILPAAEGVAELAGRLSMVTASRFDRTREQGVREVAYHFDLDGTTLTLAIELPLDGAQVPSLTPIFRNADWNEREFMELYDIRVLGHPDPRRLFIDKSIEPAAFERLIPYSTFSNGASSKALWDKVMARLGGEETP from the coding sequence ATGACGGACCTGAAGGACAAGGTGCCGGCCGCGCTGGCGCGCCGGATCGGCGAGGAGGTGGCGGTGGAATGGCGCACCGACGCCAAAGGGGTGCTGACCGGCTGGTGCCGGCTTCGGGAGGGGGCGTTCATCCTCCCGGCAGCGGAGGGGGTAGCGGAGCTGGCGGGACGCCTCTCCATGGTGACCGCATCCCGCTTCGACAGAACAAGGGAGCAGGGGGTGCGGGAGGTGGCCTACCACTTCGACCTGGACGGCACAACCCTGACCCTGGCCATTGAGCTCCCCCTGGATGGGGCGCAGGTACCGTCGCTCACGCCGATATTCCGCAACGCCGACTGGAACGAACGGGAATTCATGGAGCTGTACGATATACGGGTTCTCGGCCATCCCGATCCCCGGCGCCTCTTCATCGACAAATCCATCGAGCCGGCGGCCTTCGAGCGGCTCATCCCCTACTCCACCTTCAGCAACGGCGCCAGCAGCAAGGCCCTGTGGGACAAGGTGATGGCCCGCCTTGGCGGGGAGGAGACCCCATGA
- a CDS encoding 4Fe-4S dicluster domain-containing protein yields MDTVCNATSDEPLGLYRINAGSCNGCDVELAATAAIARFGVERLGCRYTESPEEAAIVLITGPLTVRVREKILSLYDEVPEPKVTVAVGICPVSGGVFRDSYAVAGPVDRYLTVDVNVPGCPPRPQAIVAGIAEAATIWKGQQGGEPLQRAETAASLSGEGATPAGLRGKMRYNASACVGCRMCEHVCAGGAILFNEEEAGLRFTLWHNSCAFCGLCRHYCRTGALSATEEWQLAHRQEDKYRLVEEGVVPRVPCTGCGVPLLPVPPELLRVAFRETNREISRLAALCPECRQKESIGGIRR; encoded by the coding sequence ATGGATACCGTTTGCAATGCCACATCTGACGAGCCCCTGGGGCTCTACCGCATCAATGCCGGCTCCTGCAACGGCTGTGATGTGGAGCTGGCCGCCACCGCCGCCATTGCCCGCTTCGGCGTGGAGCGGCTCGGATGCCGCTACACCGAATCCCCCGAGGAGGCCGCGATTGTGCTGATCACCGGACCGCTTACGGTCCGGGTCAGGGAGAAAATTCTCAGTCTCTACGATGAAGTGCCCGAACCGAAGGTGACGGTAGCGGTGGGAATCTGCCCCGTTTCGGGCGGGGTCTTCCGCGACAGCTACGCCGTGGCCGGCCCGGTGGACCGCTATCTGACGGTGGATGTCAACGTCCCCGGCTGCCCGCCGCGCCCCCAGGCCATCGTTGCCGGCATCGCCGAGGCGGCAACCATCTGGAAGGGCCAGCAGGGGGGGGAGCCGCTTCAGAGGGCGGAAACCGCCGCGAGCCTCTCCGGGGAGGGAGCAACACCGGCCGGGCTGCGGGGGAAGATGCGCTACAACGCCTCCGCCTGCGTCGGCTGCCGCATGTGCGAGCATGTCTGCGCCGGCGGCGCCATCCTCTTCAACGAAGAAGAGGCGGGGCTCCGCTTCACCCTCTGGCACAACAGCTGCGCCTTCTGCGGCCTCTGCCGCCACTACTGCCGGACCGGGGCGCTCTCGGCGACGGAGGAGTGGCAGCTTGCCCACCGTCAGGAGGATAAGTACCGCCTGGTGGAGGAGGGGGTCGTCCCCCGCGTCCCCTGCACCGGCTGCGGCGTGCCGCTCTTGCCGGTGCCCCCGGAGCTACTGCGGGTCGCCTTCCGGGAGACAAACCGGGAGATCTCCCGGCTGGCGGCCCTCTGCCCGGAATGCCGCCAGAAGGAGAGCATTGGAGGGATAAGACGATGA
- a CDS encoding Crp/Fnr family transcriptional regulator: MKLISVNLLRLFETTEGADLGKEFRSRLFPRKALIYSPSDEVDRVFIVKRGRLRVYLSYGDREFTLALLEAGDIFSTHTRAFVQTLQETELLVTDTATFQKRVSEIPEVSQAMVKVLGELLKNSLSTIEGLVFKDARLRLIEFLATAAADRGKPGNGGITVELGLNTEDIALLVGTTRQTISTIMNDLIKAGIIEKIDRQTICVRRFDELTAWKDSL, encoded by the coding sequence ATGAAACTGATCAGCGTGAACCTGCTCCGGCTCTTCGAAACCACGGAAGGCGCAGACCTGGGTAAGGAGTTCAGAAGCCGGCTCTTCCCTCGCAAGGCCCTCATCTACTCCCCTTCCGACGAGGTTGACCGGGTTTTCATCGTCAAGCGGGGCCGGCTTCGGGTCTATCTCTCTTACGGGGACCGGGAATTCACCCTTGCCCTCCTGGAGGCGGGTGACATCTTCAGCACCCACACCAGGGCCTTTGTCCAGACACTGCAGGAAACCGAACTTCTGGTAACCGACACGGCAACATTCCAGAAACGCGTATCGGAGATCCCGGAAGTCTCCCAGGCAATGGTCAAGGTGCTTGGCGAGTTGCTCAAAAATTCTCTGTCGACCATCGAAGGGCTCGTGTTCAAGGATGCGCGGCTGCGCCTGATTGAGTTTCTCGCCACGGCGGCCGCAGACCGGGGAAAACCCGGCAACGGCGGCATAACGGTGGAACTCGGATTGAACACCGAGGATATCGCCCTCCTGGTGGGGACAACGCGGCAGACCATCTCCACCATCATGAACGACCTGATAAAGGCCGGCATCATCGAAAAAATCGACCGGCAGACCATCTGCGTCCGCAGGTTCGATGAGCTGACCGCCTGGAAGGATTCCCTCTAG